One region of Sardina pilchardus chromosome 18, fSarPil1.1, whole genome shotgun sequence genomic DNA includes:
- the LOC134063727 gene encoding toll-like receptor 4, whose product MIFTTARAVKMNEDMEACLEVIPSLQYSCCKRNLSYIPTSIPPSTQHLDFSFNYLTTLQRQMFLRLPLLQHLDLTRCHIQHIDNEAFFNVRNLSVLILTGNPLKYFGRNSINVLVKIYKLVLVDIRLLSLDSLNLQNLTSLKELKVGTNRLFSLALPMYADRFKDFTLLDLRKNNISVIRAVHTSVLRQMSSNLTLILAGNPISFIETGACNGLYLQEINLFDTTLFRSREVLGGLRGLNVKRLKIGHFIETGRIGINPDSLENLCFINFEEIYFYHSTYFKLPNHILGCMSNSTKIVLTKVGIINREHVYFPNLEEIVVVKGKMAILPDVLLSHQHNLKKLVINYNLLPPKFTSFADLPSLDYIDLSHNELIMNCCDNEFIGSPKLRYLNLSENAKIRIRDHGFFNQTSLEILDLHGTEVELEHDLAVMQNLKNLKTLNLSHSQIIFKSIVMFYGLSSLKELKIAGNSFAKGIFGQLFSNLTALELLDISNCAIEDIPLTSFQDLHNLKHLILSGNKLTTMDFLTGPSLLKLKYLHTENNHIASISPNILQKLPANLSVFDLSFNPINCSCSQTEFISWIINHQSILKDPQLISCKSSSMNSSVINFDTTHCVPTNNGIITVSILAAVLVFFSALLYKYQFYIHYCFILLRGYRMSRQEEFTYDAFVIYSSKDETWVLEELVENLEKGLPPIQLCLHERDFQAGKSITSNIVDEGIMGSRKVIVVVSQHFLDSSWCQFEFELAQSWLVLRQNASIIIIILEDVEDKKIRRLFGLHKYLKKNTYLKWKGNVLSNVRFWTRLRKAIIARN is encoded by the exons ATGATTTTTACTACTGCACGGGCAGTCAAAATGAATGAAGATATGGAGGCATGCTTGGAG GTCATCCCCAGTCTCCAATATTCATGCTGCAAGAGAAACCTGAGCTACATACCAACCAgtatccctccctccacacaacaTTTGGACTTCAGTTTTAATTACCTCACAACATTGCAGAGACAAATGTTCCTGAGATTACCACTTCTACAACATCTTGATCTCACAAG ATGTCACATCCAACACATTGACAATGAGGCCTTCTTTAATGTAAGGAATTTGTCTGTTTTGATCCTCACTGGAAATCCGCTTAAATATTTTGGAAGAAACAGCATTAATGTTTTGGTAAAAATATACAAGCTTGTTCTTGTAGACATACGTCTGCTCTCCTTGGACAGTCTTAATTTGCAGAATTTAACAAGCCTAAAGGAATTAAAAGTTGGAACAAACAGGTTATTTTCTTTGGCCCTTCCAATGTATGCTGATCGTTTCAAGGACTTCACATTATTGGACCTTCGTAAAAACAATATATCTGTCATCAGAGCTGTTCACACTTCTGTTTTGCGTCAGATGAGTAGCAATTTAACTTTAATATTGGCCGGAAACCCAATATCCTTCATAGAAACTGGAGCATGTAATGGCCTTTATTTGCAAGAGATCAATTTATTTGACACAACCTTATTCAGAAGTAGAGAAGTTCTTGGGGGTCTTAGAGGTTTGAATGTGAAGAGGTTGAAAATAGGACATTTTATTGAGACAGGAAGGATCGGAATAAATCCAGATTCTTTGGAAAACCTTTGTTTCATAAACTTCGAGGAGATATATTTTTATCACTCCACCTATTTCAAACTACCCAATCACATCCTTGGTTGCATGAGTAATTCTACAAAAATTGTTCTGACCAAAGTTGGAATAATTAACAGGGAGCATGTGTATTTTCCAAACCTTGAAGAGATTGTTGTTGTTAAAGGCAAAATGGCCATACTACCAGATGTTCTACTATCTCATCAACACAATTTAAAGAAACTGGTCATCAATTACAATCTCCTGCCACCAAAATTTACAAGCTTTGCTGATTTACCTAGTCTAGACTACATTGATCTAAGTCATAATGAGTTGATCATGAATTGCTGTGATAATGAATTTATTGGCAGCCCTAAACTCAGGTATCTAAATCTGAGTGAGAATGCGAAGATTAGAATAAGAGACCATGGATTTTTTAATCAAACGTCTCTTGAAATATTGGATCTTCATGGCACAGAAGTAGAGCTTGAACATGACTTGGCTGTTATGCAAAACCTTAAGAATTTAAAAACTCTCAACCTTTCCCACTCACAAATTATCTTCAAAAGCATAGTAATGTTTTATGGTTTGAGCAGTCTGAAAGAATTGAAAATTGCTGGTAACAGCTTTGCGAAAGGCATTTTTGGCCAATTATTTTCAAATCTCACAGCTTTGGAGCTTCTGGACATTTCAAATTGTGCCATTGAAGACATACCCTTGACTTCATTCCAGGATTTGCATAATTTAAAACATTTGATTCTTAGTGGGAACAAACTGACCACAATGGACTTTCTCACAGGTCCTAGTTTATTGAAACTAAAGTATTTGCATACAGAAAATAACCACATAGCCAGCATCTCTCCAAACATTCTTCAGAAACTTCCAGCAAATCTTTCAGTATTTGATTTGTCCTTCAATCCCATCAACTGTTCCTGCTCTCAAACTGAATTTATTTCCTGGATCATTAACCATCAGTCAATTCTAAAAGATCCTCAACTAATATCATGCAAATCCTCATCCATGAACTCCAGCGTGATAAACTTTGACACCACACACTGTGTTCCCACAAACAATGGGATCATAACTGTTTCCATATTAGCAGCTGTACTTGTATTCTTCTCTGCATTGCTGTATAAGTACCAGTTCTATATACACTACTGCTTCATATTGCTAAGAGGCTACAGAATGTCTAGACAAGAAGAATTCACCTACGATGCCTTTGTGATCTACTCAAGCAAGGATGAAACCTGGGTGTTGGAAGAGCTTGTGGAAAACCTTGAGAAAGGCCTTCCCCCAATTCAGCTTTGCCTGCATGAGCGAGATTTCCAAGCTGGAAAGTCGATTACCTCCAATATAGTGGATGAAGGCATTATGGGCAGCCGAAAAGTCATTGTGGTGGTGTCTCAGCACTTCCTAGACAGCTCCTGGTGCCAGTTTGAGTTTGAACTGGCACAATCCTGGCTTGTGTTGAGGCAAAATgccagcatcatcatcatcattctggAAGATGTGGAAGATAAGAAAATAAGGAGACTGTTTGGACTTCATAAGTATCTGAAAAAGAACACATACCTCAAGTGGAAGGGGAATGTGCTAAGCAATGTACGGTTCTGGACTCGTCTCAGAAAAGCCATTATTGCTAGAAACTGA
- the LOC134063598 gene encoding toll-like receptor 4 yields the protein MIVVGGKMLTLPGHQLSHQHSLRRLVINDNSHLSVFQTLVDLPSLEYLDLSRNVLTIYCCDLEFVDTPNLRYLNLSVNSAVTIRVFGLVNHPTLEILDVHNTKVIVEKDFSDVMEHLRYLKYLDLSNSQMTFKNKLFHGLRSLKELKMASNSFAKGIFGELFLNLTTLEVLDISNCAIENIPLTSFQNLHKLEHLTLNNNHIAAISPNVLKNLPADLSVLDLSFNPIECSCSQTEFISWIINHQSVLKDPQLMSCKSSSKNSRVINFDLTYCANTNRGVITVSIFAAVIVFLFSALLYKYQFYIHYCFILLRGNKMSRQEECSYDAFVIYSSKDETWVLEELAENLEKGLPPIQLCLHERDFQAGKSITSNIVDEGITGSRKAIVVVSQHFLDSTLCQFEFELAQSWLVLRRNASIIIIILEDVEDKKIRRLFGLHKYLKKNTYLKWKGNVLSNVRFWARLRKAIIAQN from the exons ATGATTGTGGTCGGCGGAAAAATGCTCACTCTACCAGGCCACCAACTCTCTCATCAACACAGCTTACGAAGACTAGTCATCAATGACAATTCTCACCTGTCAGTATTTCAAACATTAGTTGATTTACCTAGTCTTGAGTACCTTGATCTAAGTAGGAATGTACTGACCATATATTGTTGTGATTTAGAATTTGTTGACACTCCTAATCTCCGGTATCTAAACCTGAGTGTGAACTCAGCAGTAACAATAAGAGTATTTGGACTTGTAAATCATCCAACTCTTGAAATATTGGATGTCCATAACACAAAGGTAATAGTTGAAAAAGACTTCAGTGATGTTATGGAACATCTTAGGTATTTGAAATATTTGGACCTCTCCAATTCACAAATGACCTTTAAAAACAAACTTTTTCATGGCTTGAGAAGTTTGAAAGAATTGAAAATGGCTAGCAACAGCTTTGCAAAAGGCATTTTTggtgaattatttttaaatctcACAACTTTGGAGGTCCTGGACATTTCAAATTGTGCCATTGAAAACATACCCTTGACTTCTTTCCAGAATCTACATAAATTGGAACACCTAACCCTAA ACAACAACCACATAGCCGCCATCTCTCCAAATGTTCTTAAGAATCTCCCTGCAGATCTTTCGGTACTTGATTTGTCCTTCAATCCCATAGAATGTTCCTGTTCTCAAACTGAATTTATTTCCTGGATCATTAATCATCAGTCAGTTTTAAAAGATCCTCAACTGATGTCATGCAAATCCTCATCCAAGAACTCCAGGGTGATTAACTTTGACCTCACATACTGTGCCAACACAAACAGAGGGGTAATAACTGTTTCCATATTTGCAGCTGTAATTGTATTTCTATTCTCCGCATTGCTGTATAAGTATCAGTTCTATATACACTACTGCTTCATATTGCTAAGAGGCAACAAAATGTCTAGGCAAGAGGAATGCTCTTATGATGCTTTTGTGATCTACTCAAGCAAGGATGAAACCTGGGTGTTGGAAGAGCTTGCGGAGAACCTTGAGAAAGGACTTCCCCCAATTCAGCTTTGCCTGCATGAGCGAGATTTTCAAGCAGGAAAGTCGATTACCTCCAATATAGTGGATGAAGGCATCACAGGCAGCCGGAAAGCCATTGTGGTGGTGTCTCAGCACTTCCTAGACAGTACATTGTGTCAGTTTGAGTTTGAACTGGCACAATCCTGGCTTGTCTTGAGGCGAAATgccagcatcatcatcatcattctggAAGATGTGGAAGATAAGAAAATAAGGAGACTGTTTGGACTTCATAAGTATCTGAAAAAGAACACCTACCTCAAGTGGAAGGGAAACGTGCTGAGCAATGTCCGCTTCTGGGCTCGTCTCAGAAAAGCCATTATTGCTCAGAACTGA